Proteins co-encoded in one Kribbella solani genomic window:
- a CDS encoding hydroxyacid dehydrogenase, with the protein MSTEPTSALTVMLAMNDTSRERVLVPRVRARLEAVATVLPVGPGTSFLADPAVRAALPDVDVLLTGWGCPRIGPDVLDAAPKLRAILHAAGSVKAIVDPAAFDRGIQVSSAASANALPVAEFTVAAIVLAGKRAFRLAAQYRLERRKSDPHSMPGSYGSTVGLLGASRIAKMVAERLRTLDLNVLISDPYLTSGEAASLGAELVDNDTLFRRSDILSVHAPLLPETTGLVDARLLGLLKDGAVLINTARGKIIDPGALLSECASGRIDAVLDVTEPEPLPPDSPLLDLPNVFITPHVAGAVGNEIARLGELAVSELEHLAAGRPLDHAISATELGRLA; encoded by the coding sequence GTGAGTACCGAACCGACTTCCGCCCTGACCGTGATGCTGGCGATGAACGACACCAGCCGGGAGCGCGTGCTGGTACCGCGGGTCCGCGCGCGGCTGGAGGCCGTCGCCACCGTGCTGCCGGTCGGGCCCGGGACCAGCTTCCTCGCCGATCCGGCGGTCCGGGCGGCGCTGCCGGACGTGGACGTGCTGCTGACCGGCTGGGGCTGCCCGCGGATCGGCCCGGACGTACTGGACGCGGCACCCAAGCTCCGGGCCATCCTGCACGCCGCGGGTTCGGTGAAGGCGATCGTGGACCCGGCCGCGTTCGACCGTGGCATCCAGGTCTCGTCAGCGGCCAGCGCGAACGCCCTGCCGGTCGCCGAGTTCACCGTCGCGGCGATCGTGCTGGCCGGGAAGCGGGCGTTCCGGCTCGCGGCGCAGTACCGGCTGGAACGGCGCAAGAGCGACCCACACTCGATGCCCGGCAGCTACGGCTCGACCGTCGGCCTGCTCGGCGCCTCCCGGATCGCGAAGATGGTCGCCGAGCGGCTGCGTACGCTCGACCTGAACGTCCTGATCAGCGACCCGTACCTGACCAGCGGCGAGGCGGCGTCGCTTGGCGCGGAGCTGGTCGACAACGACACGTTGTTCCGGCGCAGCGACATCCTCAGCGTGCACGCGCCGCTGCTGCCCGAGACCACTGGTTTGGTGGATGCGCGGCTGCTGGGCCTGCTCAAGGACGGCGCGGTCCTGATCAACACCGCCCGCGGCAAGATCATCGACCCCGGGGCGCTCCTCAGCGAATGCGCCTCCGGCCGGATCGACGCCGTCCTCGATGTCACCGAGCCCGAGCCGCTGCCGCCGGACTCACCCTTGCTCGACCTGCCCAACGTGTTCATCACCCCGCACGTCGCCGGTGCCGTCGGCAACGAGATCGCCCGTCTCGGCGAGCTCGCCGTCAGTGAACTGGAGCACCTCGCCGCCGGCCGGCCGCTCGACCACGCCATCAGCGCCACCGAACTCGGGAGACTCGCATGA
- a CDS encoding proteasome assembly chaperone family protein: MLRPDDLYEIVDESVATGPAATPKVLVHALDGFMDAGQAGRVTADHLLEVLEHRLLARFDVDLLHDYRARRPEVTFAEDRFTDYTPPHLSLHLVTDDAGVDFLLLEGVEPDNHWDRFAGAVRQLIDQYNVTLTIGVHGIPMGVPHTRPLGLTAHATRPELVTRSNIWDGEMRLPASAGTMLQVRLGEAGRDAMGFAVHVPHYLAENRFPGAALALVHAISAATGLLLPSKALLDEAAVTGRLVDEQVEASDDASAVVKSLETQYDAAAGSVSRKSLLADSTPSADELGAEVEQFLAELNRDDD, encoded by the coding sequence ATGCTGCGACCGGACGACCTCTACGAGATCGTCGACGAGTCGGTGGCGACCGGCCCGGCGGCGACGCCGAAGGTCTTGGTGCACGCGCTGGACGGGTTCATGGACGCCGGTCAGGCCGGCCGGGTGACCGCCGACCATCTGCTCGAGGTGCTCGAGCACCGGCTGCTCGCACGCTTCGACGTCGACCTCCTGCACGACTACCGGGCCCGGCGGCCCGAGGTGACGTTCGCCGAGGACCGGTTCACCGACTACACCCCGCCGCACCTGAGCCTGCACCTGGTCACCGATGACGCGGGCGTCGACTTCCTGCTGCTCGAAGGCGTCGAGCCGGACAACCACTGGGACCGGTTCGCCGGGGCGGTGCGGCAGCTGATCGACCAGTACAACGTGACGCTGACCATCGGCGTCCACGGCATCCCGATGGGCGTGCCGCACACCCGGCCGCTCGGCCTGACCGCGCACGCCACCCGGCCCGAGCTGGTCACCCGCTCGAACATCTGGGACGGCGAGATGCGGCTGCCCGCGAGCGCCGGCACGATGCTCCAGGTCCGCCTCGGCGAGGCCGGCCGGGACGCGATGGGCTTCGCCGTCCACGTGCCGCATTACCTCGCCGAGAACCGTTTCCCCGGCGCGGCGCTGGCCCTCGTACACGCCATCTCCGCGGCCACCGGCCTGCTGCTCCCTAGCAAGGCCCTGCTCGACGAGGCAGCGGTCACCGGCCGCCTGGTCGACGAGCAGGTCGAGGCGTCGGACGACGCCAGCGCGGTGGTGAAGTCGCTGGAGACCCAGTACGACGCGGCCGCCGGTTCGGTCAGCCGGAAGAGCCTGCTCGCGGACTCGACGCCATCGGCCGACGAGCTCGGTGCCGAGGTCGAGCAGTTCCTCGCCGAGCTGAACCGGGATGACGACTGA
- the thrS gene encoding threonine--tRNA ligase, giving the protein MSDRSPGASAPGQSSIDAVTFPWSLALLNEETTMYDHRKIGRELGLFDSDPLIGAGLPYWLPAGAAVRHALESYIAEVERRAGYQQVYSPVLAKRELYEISGHWAKYHDDMYPPMEMGGEELVLRPSICPHHALMYRSRSHSYRELPLRISELGGQYRAELSGAIGGLSRVRAMQLNDAHIFCRLDQVAAEAAAALGLINAAYADLGIVASRFVLALPALDAEFNSPASKYVGDAASWAAAADLLRDVLKDAGVEYEDAPGDAAFYGPKIDIQVMDSAGREFSLSTVQIDFHQPERFGLEYIGADGNKHRPVMVHRAIVGSIERAMAQLIEVHGGAFPAWLAPVQVVVLPISDDEEQRAAEVARRASDRGLRVEVAHADEGSLGARIRENRLAPYQAVIGAREDAAGELAVRERDGSRWAAAAIGSVLDQIRREAIPRAIAIDEALAS; this is encoded by the coding sequence CTGTCTGACCGAAGCCCCGGGGCGAGTGCCCCGGGCCAGTCATCAATAGATGCAGTGACGTTCCCGTGGTCCCTCGCCCTTCTCAATGAGGAGACCACCATGTACGACCACCGCAAGATCGGCCGCGAGCTCGGCTTGTTCGACTCCGACCCGTTGATCGGCGCCGGACTGCCGTACTGGCTGCCCGCCGGCGCCGCCGTACGCCACGCGCTCGAGAGCTACATCGCCGAAGTAGAACGACGCGCCGGGTACCAGCAGGTGTACTCACCAGTGCTGGCCAAGCGCGAGCTCTACGAAATCTCCGGCCACTGGGCGAAGTACCACGACGACATGTACCCGCCGATGGAAATGGGTGGCGAGGAACTGGTCCTGCGCCCGAGTATCTGCCCACACCACGCGCTGATGTATCGGTCGCGGTCGCACAGCTATCGCGAACTCCCGCTGCGGATCTCGGAGCTCGGTGGGCAGTATCGCGCCGAGTTGTCGGGCGCGATCGGTGGGCTGAGCCGCGTCCGGGCGATGCAGCTGAACGACGCGCACATCTTCTGCCGGCTCGACCAGGTCGCCGCCGAGGCTGCTGCCGCGTTGGGGTTGATCAATGCTGCCTACGCCGACCTGGGGATCGTCGCGTCCCGATTCGTGCTGGCCTTGCCGGCTTTGGATGCGGAGTTCAACAGTCCGGCCAGCAAGTACGTCGGGGACGCGGCGAGCTGGGCCGCGGCTGCCGACCTGTTGCGCGACGTGTTGAAGGACGCCGGAGTCGAGTACGAGGACGCGCCGGGCGACGCGGCGTTCTACGGGCCGAAGATCGACATCCAGGTGATGGATTCGGCCGGCCGGGAGTTCAGTCTGTCGACCGTACAGATCGACTTCCATCAGCCGGAGCGGTTCGGGCTCGAGTACATCGGTGCCGATGGCAACAAGCATCGGCCGGTGATGGTGCATCGGGCGATCGTCGGCAGCATCGAGCGGGCGATGGCGCAGCTGATCGAGGTACACGGCGGGGCGTTCCCGGCCTGGCTGGCGCCGGTGCAGGTGGTGGTGCTGCCGATCTCGGACGACGAGGAGCAGCGGGCCGCCGAGGTCGCGCGGCGGGCGTCGGACCGCGGGTTGCGGGTCGAGGTCGCGCACGCGGACGAGGGCAGCCTGGGCGCGCGGATCCGCGAGAACCGGCTGGCGCCGTACCAGGCAGTGATCGGCGCCCGCGAGGACGCCGCCGGTGAGCTGGCCGTCCGCGAACGCGACGGCAGCCGCTGGGCGGCCGCCGCGATCGGGTCCGTGCTCGATCAAATCCGGCGGGAGGCGATTCCCCGGGCCATCGCGATCGACGAAGCCCTGGCGAGCTGA
- a CDS encoding TetR/AcrR family transcriptional regulator — MSSALLAIGRRRTTAERRRDRERDIIRATRELFDERGTIDAQIDDIAKRVGINKALIYRHFAGKEELFALTLVDYLAELDTQLSSQDSPRKAPLNRLRQLSETFVDFCLTYPAFTDCAMSLLRRTGEELFGEITEPVMVKLGTAMAAPLGRIATVLEAGQRAGVFDQVDTAYLANHLYTQTLGSLHMARVGLIVSGNGPGHPVVHHADVGTVRSTAITATLATAVGRKALAGRTTRSTRAGEKS; from the coding sequence ATGAGCTCCGCGCTGCTCGCGATCGGACGCCGCCGGACCACGGCGGAGCGTCGTCGCGACCGGGAGCGGGACATCATCCGCGCCACCCGCGAGCTGTTCGACGAGCGCGGCACGATCGACGCCCAGATCGACGACATCGCGAAGCGGGTCGGGATCAACAAGGCGCTGATCTACCGGCACTTCGCCGGCAAGGAGGAGCTGTTCGCGCTCACCCTGGTCGATTATCTGGCCGAGCTCGACACCCAGCTCAGTAGTCAGGACAGTCCGCGCAAGGCGCCGCTCAACCGGCTCCGCCAACTGAGTGAAACGTTCGTCGACTTCTGTCTCACCTACCCGGCGTTCACTGACTGCGCAATGAGTCTGCTGCGCCGGACCGGCGAGGAGCTGTTCGGCGAGATCACCGAGCCGGTGATGGTCAAGCTGGGTACGGCGATGGCCGCGCCGCTCGGCCGGATCGCGACCGTCCTCGAAGCCGGTCAGCGGGCCGGCGTGTTCGACCAGGTCGACACGGCGTACCTGGCCAACCACCTGTACACGCAGACGCTCGGATCGTTGCACATGGCAAGGGTCGGGTTGATCGTGTCGGGCAATGGACCAGGCCACCCGGTGGTGCATCATGCCGATGTCGGTACCGTCCGCTCGACTGCCATCACCGCGACCCTGGCCACCGCGGTGGGCCGCAAAGCACTCGCGGGCCGAACCACCCGCTCCACTAGAGCAGGAGAGAAATCGTGA
- a CDS encoding acyl-CoA dehydrogenase family protein, giving the protein MTDPKPATPEVSADVMALAGELGAERSKPGWSPFSLALNDEQREIRDWAHAFAADVIRPAAAEWDEREETPWPVIQEAAKIGLYGLDANINLFVDPSGLLMPLVHEELFWGDAGIGMSLKGTGLASSAIFSNGTPEQWSQWMPRCYGTPDDVRVAAFCSSEPGAGSDVSAIRTRAVFDEAADEWVINGQKAWATNGGIADIHVVVATVDPALGTKGQAAFVVPKSEVHGLEQGTKLRKHGLRASHTADVFFDNVRIPAANVLGGKPKLDERLARAREAAAGTARAAGRNASMATFEMTRHIVGAQAIGIARAAYEVALDYAKTREQFGRPIIDNQGIAFKLADMALEIDAARLLVWRAANMSAALMRGETPDYRHGEGSMAKLKAGEVAVKTTEEAIQILGGNGYTREYPVERMHRDAKIYTIFEGTSEIQRLVIARAISGMRIR; this is encoded by the coding sequence ATGACGGATCCCAAGCCTGCCACGCCGGAGGTTTCGGCTGACGTGATGGCGCTGGCCGGAGAGCTCGGGGCCGAACGGTCCAAGCCGGGCTGGAGCCCGTTCTCGCTCGCGCTGAACGACGAGCAGCGGGAGATCCGCGACTGGGCGCACGCCTTCGCCGCCGACGTCATCCGCCCGGCGGCCGCCGAATGGGACGAGCGCGAAGAGACGCCGTGGCCGGTCATCCAGGAGGCCGCGAAGATCGGCCTGTACGGGCTTGACGCGAACATCAACCTCTTCGTCGATCCGTCCGGGTTGCTGATGCCGCTCGTCCACGAGGAACTGTTCTGGGGCGACGCCGGTATCGGCATGTCGCTGAAGGGCACCGGGCTGGCATCGTCGGCGATCTTCTCGAACGGTACGCCGGAACAGTGGAGCCAGTGGATGCCGCGCTGCTACGGCACCCCCGATGACGTACGCGTCGCGGCGTTCTGCTCGTCGGAGCCCGGCGCCGGGTCGGACGTGTCCGCGATCCGTACCCGCGCCGTGTTCGACGAGGCCGCGGACGAGTGGGTGATCAACGGCCAGAAGGCCTGGGCCACCAACGGCGGGATCGCGGACATCCACGTCGTGGTCGCCACGGTCGATCCTGCTTTGGGTACGAAGGGTCAGGCCGCGTTCGTCGTACCCAAGTCCGAGGTCCACGGTCTGGAACAGGGCACGAAGCTACGCAAGCACGGTCTGCGCGCGTCGCACACCGCCGACGTCTTCTTCGACAACGTCCGGATCCCGGCCGCCAACGTCCTCGGCGGCAAGCCGAAACTCGACGAGCGCCTGGCCCGCGCCCGCGAAGCCGCCGCCGGGACCGCTCGCGCCGCCGGCCGGAACGCTTCGATGGCGACCTTCGAGATGACCCGCCACATCGTCGGCGCCCAGGCGATCGGCATCGCGCGCGCCGCGTACGAGGTAGCCCTCGACTACGCCAAGACCCGCGAACAGTTCGGCCGCCCGATCATCGACAACCAGGGCATCGCCTTCAAACTCGCCGACATGGCCCTGGAAATCGACGCCGCCCGCCTCCTCGTCTGGCGCGCGGCCAACATGTCCGCCGCCCTCATGCGCGGCGAAACCCCCGACTACCGCCACGGCGAAGGCTCCATGGCCAAACTCAAAGCCGGCGAAGTAGCCGTGAAAACCACCGAAGAAGCCATCCAAATCCTCGGCGGCAACGGCTACACCCGCGAATACCCGGTAGAACGCATGCACCGAGACGCCAAAATCTACACAATCTTCGAAGGCACCTCCGAAATCCAGCGCCTGGTAATCGCCCGCGCCATCTCCGGCATGCGCATCAGATGA
- a CDS encoding acetyl-CoA C-acetyltransferase codes for MTETRKVAVVAGNRIPFARQDKTYRHASNSDMLTAALNGLVDRTGLGGQEVGEVVAGAVLKHARDWNLVREVVLGSKLAPTTPAYDLQQACGTGLEAAILVGNKIALGQIDAGIAGGVDTASDAPLSVNDHLRGVLLDLNRAKTYPDRLKVLARVRPKDIVPEIPRNAEPRTGKSMGEHAALTALEWGITREAQDELAFNSHVNLAKAYDRGFQQDLITPYLGLEKDQNLRPDTTLEKLARLKPVFGKGETATMTAGNSTPLTDGASTVLLSTDEWAAEHGLRPLAYLTHSQTAAVDYVKGAEGLLMAPAYAVPRMLQRAGLTLQDFDYYEIHEAFASQVLATLKAWEDPIFCKERLGLDAPLGEIDRDKLNVNGSSLAAGHPFAATGGRIVAALAKQLDENGGGRGLISICAAGGQGVVAILEK; via the coding sequence GTGACCGAGACCCGCAAGGTGGCCGTCGTCGCCGGCAACCGGATTCCGTTCGCCCGGCAGGACAAGACGTACCGGCACGCCTCGAACTCCGACATGCTGACCGCCGCCCTGAACGGTCTGGTCGACCGGACCGGGCTCGGTGGGCAGGAGGTGGGCGAGGTGGTCGCGGGCGCGGTGCTCAAGCACGCCCGCGACTGGAACCTGGTCCGCGAGGTGGTCCTCGGTTCCAAACTCGCGCCGACCACCCCCGCGTACGACCTGCAGCAGGCGTGCGGCACCGGTCTGGAGGCGGCGATCCTGGTCGGTAACAAGATCGCGCTCGGCCAGATCGATGCCGGTATCGCGGGTGGCGTCGACACCGCGTCGGACGCGCCGCTGAGCGTCAACGACCATCTGCGCGGCGTACTCCTCGACCTGAACCGCGCCAAGACGTACCCGGATCGCCTGAAGGTGCTCGCCCGCGTCCGCCCGAAGGACATCGTGCCGGAGATCCCGCGCAACGCCGAGCCGCGTACGGGCAAGTCGATGGGTGAACACGCCGCGCTGACCGCGCTGGAGTGGGGCATCACCCGCGAGGCCCAGGACGAGCTCGCGTTCAATTCCCACGTCAATCTCGCCAAGGCGTACGACCGGGGTTTCCAGCAGGACCTGATCACCCCGTACCTCGGGCTGGAGAAGGACCAGAACCTCCGCCCCGACACGACGCTGGAGAAGCTGGCGAGGCTGAAGCCGGTGTTCGGCAAGGGCGAGACCGCGACGATGACGGCCGGCAACTCGACTCCGCTGACCGACGGCGCGTCGACCGTGCTGCTGAGCACCGACGAGTGGGCCGCCGAGCACGGTCTCCGGCCGCTCGCCTACCTGACGCACTCGCAGACGGCCGCGGTCGACTACGTGAAGGGCGCCGAGGGGCTGCTGATGGCACCCGCGTATGCGGTGCCGCGGATGCTTCAGCGGGCCGGGCTGACCTTGCAGGACTTCGACTACTACGAGATCCACGAGGCGTTCGCGTCGCAGGTGCTGGCTACGCTGAAGGCCTGGGAGGACCCGATCTTCTGCAAGGAGCGGCTCGGCCTGGACGCGCCGCTCGGCGAGATCGACCGGGACAAACTGAACGTGAACGGGAGCTCGCTGGCCGCGGGCCACCCGTTCGCAGCGACCGGCGGGCGGATCGTCGCCGCGCTGGCCAAGCAACTGGACGAGAACGGCGGCGGCCGGGGCCTGATCTCGATCTGTGCCGCGGGCGGCCAGGGTGTCGTCGCCATCCTCGAGAAGTAG
- a CDS encoding 3-oxoacyl-ACP reductase gives MTDRYQTFTRTPLGKTLVKNLGLPDPLPLPRWIEGSPVIDGPVVFGAIGETDAGKAIQALLRDIGAAFSTANEGVASSEIRPKALVFDATGATSTADLSSLQRFFSPVVRQLAPAGRVVVVGRTPELSSSPEQQIAQRALEGFTRSLGKEVKRGATVNLVYVAPDAHEQLDSTLRFFLSPKSAYVDGQVARIGTGPLVSNDPNRPLAGRTALVTGAARGIGAAIADTLARDGATVIGVDVPQNADPLRKVISRIGGTELLLDVTSVDAAQRIAAHAQEQHGGLDIVVHNAGITRDRRLVNMRTDVWDAVLDVNLRAPERITKHLVDTGALRDGGSIVGVSSMAGIAGNNGQTNYATSKAGVIGLVQALAPKLAERQIRINAVAPGFIETEMTAKIPFTIREVGRRLNSLQQGGLPIDVAETIAWFADPASAGVTGNVVRVCGQSLLGA, from the coding sequence ATGACGGATCGCTACCAGACCTTCACCCGGACGCCGCTCGGCAAGACCCTGGTGAAGAACCTCGGTCTGCCCGACCCGCTGCCGCTGCCCCGCTGGATCGAGGGGTCGCCGGTGATCGACGGGCCGGTCGTCTTCGGCGCGATCGGCGAGACCGACGCCGGCAAGGCGATCCAGGCGCTGCTGCGGGACATCGGCGCCGCGTTCAGTACGGCGAACGAAGGTGTCGCGTCCAGCGAGATCCGGCCGAAGGCGCTCGTCTTCGACGCGACCGGAGCGACCTCGACGGCCGATCTGTCCAGCCTGCAACGGTTCTTCTCCCCCGTCGTCCGCCAGCTCGCGCCGGCCGGGCGGGTCGTGGTCGTCGGCCGGACGCCGGAGCTGTCGAGCAGCCCGGAGCAGCAGATCGCGCAGCGCGCGCTCGAAGGCTTCACCCGGTCGCTCGGCAAGGAGGTGAAGCGCGGCGCCACCGTCAACCTCGTGTACGTCGCGCCGGACGCGCATGAGCAACTCGACTCGACGCTGCGCTTCTTCCTCTCCCCCAAGTCCGCGTACGTCGACGGTCAGGTGGCGAGGATCGGCACCGGCCCACTCGTCAGCAACGACCCGAACCGGCCACTCGCCGGGCGTACCGCCCTGGTCACCGGCGCGGCCCGCGGTATCGGCGCCGCGATCGCGGACACACTCGCCCGTGACGGCGCGACCGTCATCGGTGTCGACGTACCGCAGAACGCGGACCCGCTGCGCAAGGTGATCTCCCGGATCGGCGGTACGGAACTGCTGCTCGACGTCACGTCGGTCGATGCCGCGCAGCGGATCGCGGCGCATGCGCAGGAGCAGCACGGCGGCCTCGACATCGTCGTACACAACGCCGGAATCACCCGGGACCGGCGGCTGGTCAACATGCGTACGGACGTGTGGGACGCCGTCCTCGACGTGAACCTGCGGGCGCCGGAACGAATCACCAAGCACCTGGTCGACACCGGCGCGCTCCGCGACGGCGGGTCGATCGTGGGCGTGTCGTCGATGGCCGGGATCGCCGGGAACAACGGCCAGACGAACTACGCGACCTCGAAGGCTGGTGTGATCGGGCTGGTCCAGGCGCTGGCGCCGAAGCTGGCCGAGCGGCAGATCCGGATCAACGCGGTCGCGCCGGGGTTCATCGAGACCGAGATGACCGCGAAGATCCCGTTCACGATCCGCGAGGTCGGCCGCCGGCTGAACTCGTTGCAGCAGGGCGGTCTGCCGATCGACGTGGCCGAGACGATCGCCTGGTTCGCGGACCCGGCGTCGGCGGGCGTGACCGGCAACGTGGTCCGGGTCTGCGGCCAGAGCCTGCTGGGCGCCTGA
- a CDS encoding MaoC/PaaZ C-terminal domain-containing protein has translation MPTRRYDDSPGLGSLYARTVKATLRRADYEPNEDGLTLELPRSAVNQDHLSTYRDVTGYAAGPALPVTYPHVLAFPLHLDLMSDPSFPYKPMGIVHLSNTITQHQPIPLHAEPSIRVHGTAERPHPKGTVFDVISEVFVDHELVWTDLTTLLSRSSGDPNAHADLLTDPVLGPNAWWDLRGNLGRRYAAASGDRNPIHLFKLTAQAFGFPRQIAHGMWAKAAALASLERAGELPDAFTVRVDFRKPLLLPSRVQFGHQRSGKTLDFALYDEAHELTHLVGQLQG, from the coding sequence ATGCCGACCCGGCGGTACGACGACTCCCCCGGCCTCGGTTCGCTGTACGCGCGGACCGTCAAGGCGACCCTGCGCCGCGCCGACTACGAGCCGAACGAGGACGGCCTGACGCTCGAGCTGCCCCGCTCGGCGGTCAACCAGGACCACCTTTCGACCTACCGCGACGTGACCGGGTACGCGGCCGGTCCCGCGCTGCCGGTCACCTACCCGCACGTGCTGGCCTTCCCGCTGCACCTGGACCTGATGTCCGACCCCTCGTTCCCGTACAAGCCGATGGGGATCGTGCACCTGTCCAACACGATCACGCAGCACCAGCCGATCCCGCTCCACGCGGAGCCGTCGATCCGTGTGCACGGTACGGCCGAACGCCCGCACCCGAAGGGCACCGTCTTCGACGTGATCAGTGAGGTTTTCGTCGATCACGAGCTGGTCTGGACCGATCTCACCACACTGCTCAGCCGCTCCTCCGGTGATCCCAACGCGCATGCCGACCTGCTCACCGACCCGGTGCTCGGGCCGAACGCGTGGTGGGACCTGCGCGGCAACCTCGGCCGCCGGTACGCCGCCGCGTCCGGCGACCGGAACCCGATCCACCTGTTCAAGCTGACCGCGCAGGCGTTCGGGTTCCCGCGCCAGATCGCGCACGGGATGTGGGCGAAGGCGGCCGCGCTCGCGTCGCTGGAGCGGGCCGGCGAGTTGCCGGACGCGTTCACGGTCCGCGTGGACTTCCGGAAGCCGTTGCTGCTCCCGTCCCGGGTGCAGTTCGGCCACCAGCGCTCCGGCAAAACCCTCGACTTCGCGCTGTACGACGAAGCGCACGAGCTGACTCACCTGGTCGGTCAGCTACAGGGCTGA
- a CDS encoding acyl-CoA thioesterase, protein MPESLEDLVELLDLEMIDVDLFRGRQPQTSMQRVFGGQVLGQALAAAGRSVDPERVVHSLHGYFLRAGDTSVPIVYRAEATRDGGSFSSRRVVASQNGKPIFYMSASFQRPEPGLDHQDPMPDDVVPPEEAPRLATVLEAQSGRPAADWDREWSSLDVRLAGVTGRQFWIRAAGKLADEPALHACVLAYASDLTLLGASLLPHGIVIGDRRIQPASLDHALWFHRPFRADEWLLYDQSSPSASGARGFATGRLYTESGSLIASVAQEGLIRPVGLDADLLP, encoded by the coding sequence ATGCCTGAGTCGCTGGAGGACCTGGTCGAGCTGCTCGACCTGGAGATGATCGACGTCGACCTGTTCCGGGGACGGCAACCGCAGACCTCGATGCAACGAGTGTTCGGCGGGCAGGTGCTCGGACAGGCGCTCGCCGCCGCCGGCCGGTCGGTCGACCCGGAGCGGGTCGTGCACTCGCTGCACGGATACTTCCTGCGCGCCGGCGACACGTCCGTACCGATCGTGTACCGGGCGGAGGCGACGCGGGACGGTGGTTCGTTCAGCAGCCGCCGCGTGGTCGCGTCGCAGAACGGCAAGCCGATCTTCTACATGTCGGCGTCCTTCCAGCGCCCGGAGCCGGGTCTCGACCACCAGGATCCGATGCCGGACGACGTCGTACCGCCGGAGGAAGCGCCGCGGCTCGCGACCGTACTGGAGGCGCAGTCGGGTCGTCCCGCCGCAGACTGGGATCGGGAGTGGTCCTCGCTCGATGTCCGGCTGGCCGGCGTGACCGGTCGTCAGTTCTGGATTCGCGCGGCCGGGAAACTCGCGGACGAGCCGGCGCTGCACGCGTGCGTGCTCGCGTACGCCAGCGATCTCACCTTGCTCGGCGCCAGCCTGCTGCCGCACGGCATCGTCATCGGCGACCGCCGCATCCAGCCCGCGTCGCTCGACCACGCGCTGTGGTTCCACCGCCCGTTCCGCGCCGACGAGTGGCTGCTGTACGACCAGTCGTCGCCGTCCGCGTCCGGCGCACGTGGTTTCGCGACCGGCAGGTTGTACACCGAGTCCGGCAGCCTGATCGCCTCCGTGGCGCAGGAGGGACTCATTCGCCCGGTCGGCCTGGACGCCGATCTGCTACCGTAA